From the Kitasatospora viridis genome, one window contains:
- a CDS encoding transketolase has protein sequence MTRTYTDLPQLMGRMTGAEKHGPAALSTLDALWVLYDRVLYGKPGDPDRDRFLLSKGHGPMAYYAVLAAKGLMPEEWLETFGAYDSPLGHHPDRMLLPAAEIGSGSLGHGLPLAVGTALGLRAQGSEAATWTLIGDAEFDEGSNHEALAYAGALGLSRLHAIVIDNSSATHGWSGGIAARFEAHGWSTATVDGHDHQALYTAYTTPHPDRPHAVIARVEPKN, from the coding sequence ATGACCAGGACCTACACGGACCTGCCCCAGCTGATGGGGCGGATGACCGGCGCCGAGAAGCACGGCCCGGCGGCACTCTCCACCCTCGACGCCCTCTGGGTGCTCTACGACCGGGTGCTCTACGGAAAGCCGGGGGACCCGGACCGGGACCGGTTCCTGCTCTCCAAGGGCCACGGCCCGATGGCCTACTACGCGGTGCTCGCCGCCAAGGGCCTGATGCCCGAGGAGTGGCTCGAAACCTTCGGGGCGTACGACTCCCCGCTCGGCCACCACCCGGACCGGATGCTGCTGCCGGCCGCCGAGATCGGCTCGGGCTCGCTGGGCCACGGGCTGCCGCTCGCCGTCGGCACGGCGCTCGGCCTGCGGGCTCAGGGGAGCGAGGCGGCCACCTGGACGCTGATCGGCGACGCCGAGTTCGACGAGGGCTCGAACCACGAGGCGCTCGCCTACGCCGGAGCGCTCGGCCTGTCGCGGCTGCACGCGATCGTCATCGACAACTCCTCCGCCACGCACGGCTGGTCCGGCGGCATCGCGGCCCGGTTCGAGGCGCACGGCTGGTCCACGGCCACCGTGGACGGGCACGACCACCAGGCGCTGTACACCGCCTACACCACGCCCCACCCCGACCGCCCGCACGCCGTCATCGCCCGCGTCGAGCCCAAGAACTGA
- a CDS encoding transketolase family protein — MDTMRERFITVTTELLDEDPRAALVLADISASSFGRAAEAHPDRVLNVGIREQLMIGVAGGLALTGMRPIAHTFASFLVERPFEQIKLDLSHQGVGAVLVSALGSYDWPAGGRTHMSPGDVALLDTLPDWTVHVPGHPDEAEVLLRHAVADGNRNVYVRLSNHQNAEARQVVPGEFLTVRQGTRATVVAVGPMLDAVLAATEGMDVTVLYAASIRPFDAAALRAAGSTDVVLVEPYLAGTSANAAHEALADLPHRVLALGVPRAEHRHYGEMDEHLRAYGLDAEGIKGKLAGFLRP, encoded by the coding sequence GTGGACACCATGCGCGAACGCTTCATCACCGTCACCACCGAGCTGCTCGACGAGGACCCGCGCGCCGCCCTGGTGCTGGCCGACATCAGCGCCTCCTCCTTCGGCCGGGCCGCCGAGGCCCACCCCGACCGGGTGCTCAACGTCGGCATCCGCGAGCAGCTGATGATCGGTGTGGCCGGCGGACTGGCGCTGACCGGGATGCGCCCGATCGCCCACACCTTCGCCAGCTTCCTGGTCGAGCGCCCCTTCGAGCAGATCAAGCTGGACCTGAGCCACCAGGGGGTCGGCGCGGTGCTGGTCAGCGCGCTGGGCTCGTACGACTGGCCGGCCGGCGGCCGCACCCACATGTCGCCCGGGGACGTGGCGCTGCTCGACACGCTGCCCGACTGGACGGTGCACGTGCCCGGCCACCCGGACGAGGCCGAGGTGCTGCTGCGGCACGCGGTGGCCGACGGCAACCGCAACGTCTACGTGCGGCTGTCGAACCACCAGAACGCCGAAGCGCGGCAGGTCGTCCCGGGCGAGTTCCTGACGGTCCGTCAGGGCACGCGGGCGACGGTCGTCGCCGTCGGCCCGATGCTGGACGCCGTCCTCGCGGCGACCGAGGGCATGGACGTCACCGTGCTCTACGCCGCCTCGATCCGCCCGTTCGACGCCGCCGCCCTGCGCGCCGCGGGCAGCACCGACGTGGTCCTGGTCGAGCCCTACCTGGCCGGCACCTCCGCCAACGCCGCGCACGAGGCGCTCGCCGACCTGCCGCACCGGGTGCTCGCCCTCGGCGTCCCGCGCGCGGAGCACCGCCACTACGGCGAGATGGACGAGCACCTGCGTGCCTACGGTCTCGACGCGGAGGGGATCAAGGGAAAGCTGGCGGGTTTCCTGCGGCCGTGA
- a CDS encoding MMPL family transporter, with protein sequence MRLVATPRTPATAAPGRLAALGRACRRHRRWVLAFWVAVLALGVLIGGRVFEGSVTHTASGGAESAQGTSVVAAADPSAGSITAVVAGPPVDDPAVRTAVTGAAQDIAKLPGVLSVSDAYQGGQAAALTSASGNSSLVDVRMTDASTTAQQQAVSHRLTGIQAPGTHVTVGGDLVVQNEIKAQTQSDTTFGEIVTLPLTLVVMVLVFGGLAAASLPVIGAVASVGGALLAMFGFSRIMDLDTSVLPIATVLGLGLSIDYALLMVNRFREERGRGAGLDEAIERTAATAGRTVAFSGLTVAVALSGLFVFTSPVFSAVAAAGVSVVVIAVLAALTLVPALLGFAGHRIKPPKQRTPDEGFFARTVRLVQRRAVPVALVCVALLMAAGAPFLGADMRSTGVAALPTSSAGRQVADTITADFPQAAPAPVTVVVQGSEQAAAQYADQVVAKLPGVSGVRAVQEVSPQVSTIDVLVHGDPQGAQAKQVVGELRDHRGGLTTYVTGDAASVVDFQHELISRGPWAFGLVAVGTLVLLFLMTGSVVMPVKALLMNVLSLGCSLGALTLVFQHGWFSGLLGFTPTGGLETFVPVLVFAFAFGLSMDYEVFLLARIKELKDQGYGCKQAVQVGLQQSGRIITSAALLMVIVFAGFAAGQMLMVKEMGIALAVAVAVDATLVRCLLVPAAMSFFGEFNWWAPAPLKRLYRRYGLREHVELPPLEAEASGAAVPAPRTPVVAGRAAAMGVPPAGGWGQL encoded by the coding sequence ACCTCGGTGGTCGCCGCCGCCGACCCCTCGGCCGGCTCCATCACCGCCGTGGTCGCCGGGCCGCCGGTGGACGACCCCGCCGTGCGCACCGCCGTCACCGGTGCCGCGCAGGACATCGCCAAACTGCCGGGCGTGCTCTCGGTCTCCGACGCCTACCAGGGCGGGCAGGCGGCCGCGCTGACCTCGGCCAGCGGGAACAGCAGCCTGGTCGACGTCCGGATGACCGACGCCTCCACCACCGCCCAGCAGCAGGCGGTCAGCCACCGGCTGACCGGGATCCAGGCGCCCGGCACCCACGTCACCGTCGGCGGTGACCTGGTGGTGCAGAACGAGATCAAGGCGCAGACCCAGTCCGACACCACCTTCGGCGAGATCGTCACGCTGCCGCTGACCCTGGTGGTGATGGTCCTGGTCTTCGGGGGGCTGGCCGCGGCCAGCCTGCCGGTGATCGGCGCCGTCGCCTCGGTGGGCGGCGCGCTGCTGGCGATGTTCGGGTTCAGCCGGATCATGGACCTGGACACCTCGGTGCTGCCGATCGCCACCGTGCTCGGCCTCGGCCTGTCGATCGACTACGCGCTGCTGATGGTCAACCGGTTCCGGGAGGAACGCGGGCGGGGCGCCGGGCTGGACGAGGCGATCGAGCGCACCGCCGCCACCGCCGGGCGCACCGTCGCCTTCTCCGGGCTCACCGTGGCCGTCGCGCTCAGCGGACTCTTCGTCTTCACCAGCCCCGTCTTCTCGGCCGTGGCCGCGGCCGGCGTCAGCGTGGTGGTGATCGCCGTGCTGGCCGCGCTCACCCTGGTGCCCGCGCTGCTCGGCTTCGCCGGGCACCGGATCAAGCCGCCCAAGCAGCGCACCCCGGACGAGGGCTTCTTCGCCCGCACCGTCCGGCTGGTGCAGCGCCGGGCGGTACCGGTGGCGCTGGTCTGCGTGGCGCTGCTGATGGCCGCCGGCGCGCCGTTCCTCGGCGCCGACATGAGGTCCACCGGCGTCGCCGCGCTGCCGACCAGCTCGGCCGGCCGCCAGGTGGCCGACACGATCACGGCCGACTTCCCGCAGGCCGCGCCGGCCCCGGTGACCGTCGTGGTGCAGGGCAGCGAGCAGGCCGCCGCGCAGTACGCGGACCAGGTGGTCGCCAAGCTGCCGGGCGTGTCCGGGGTGCGGGCGGTGCAGGAGGTCAGCCCGCAGGTGAGCACCATCGACGTGCTGGTGCACGGCGACCCGCAGGGCGCGCAGGCCAAGCAGGTGGTCGGCGAGCTGCGCGACCACCGGGGCGGGCTGACGACCTACGTGACCGGGGACGCGGCCAGCGTGGTGGACTTCCAGCACGAGCTGATCAGCCGGGGCCCGTGGGCCTTCGGGCTGGTCGCGGTCGGCACGCTGGTGCTGCTCTTCCTGATGACCGGCTCGGTGGTGATGCCGGTCAAGGCGCTGCTGATGAACGTGCTCTCGCTGGGCTGCTCGCTCGGCGCGCTGACCCTGGTGTTCCAGCACGGCTGGTTCTCCGGGCTGCTCGGCTTCACCCCGACCGGGGGGTTGGAGACCTTCGTCCCGGTGCTGGTCTTCGCCTTCGCGTTCGGGCTGTCGATGGACTACGAGGTCTTCCTGCTGGCCCGGATCAAGGAGCTGAAGGACCAGGGGTACGGCTGCAAACAGGCCGTCCAGGTGGGCCTGCAGCAGAGCGGACGGATCATCACCTCGGCCGCGCTGCTGATGGTGATCGTCTTCGCCGGGTTCGCGGCCGGGCAGATGCTGATGGTCAAGGAGATGGGCATCGCGCTGGCGGTGGCCGTCGCGGTGGACGCCACGCTGGTGCGCTGCCTGCTGGTGCCGGCCGCGATGTCGTTCTTCGGCGAGTTCAACTGGTGGGCGCCGGCCCCGCTGAAGCGGCTCTACCGGCGGTACGGGCTGCGCGAGCACGTGGAACTGCCGCCGCTGGAGGCGGAGGCGTCCGGTGCGGCCGTGCCGGCGCCGCGCACGCCGGTGGTGGCCGGGCGCGCGGCGGCGATGGGGGTCCCCCCGGCCGGAGGCTGGGGGCAGCTGTGA
- a CDS encoding MarR family winged helix-turn-helix transcriptional regulator produces the protein MSTDPDPLRLATELRTTIGELVRHLRDTESALPQPQAAALGLLVREGPHTTAELADRQRVRHQSMARTVSQLREAGLIRQEPHPTDGRKLVLHATEAGTAVLQEQRRRREDVMAAAIERELNAEERRLLARAVPLLRRIV, from the coding sequence ATGAGCACCGACCCCGACCCGCTCCGGCTCGCCACCGAGCTGCGCACCACCATCGGCGAGCTGGTCCGCCACCTGCGGGACACGGAGTCCGCGCTCCCCCAGCCGCAGGCCGCCGCACTCGGCCTGCTGGTCCGTGAGGGCCCGCACACCACCGCCGAACTGGCCGACCGTCAGCGGGTCCGGCACCAGTCGATGGCCCGCACGGTGTCCCAGCTGCGCGAGGCCGGGCTGATCCGCCAGGAGCCGCACCCGACCGACGGCCGCAAGCTGGTGCTGCACGCGACCGAGGCCGGCACCGCCGTGCTCCAGGAGCAGCGGCGCCGGCGCGAGGACGTCATGGCGGCCGCGATCGAACGCGAACTGAACGCCGAGGAGCGCCGGCTGCTCGCCCGGGCGGTCCCGCTGCTGCGCCGGATCGTCTGA
- the coaE gene encoding dephospho-CoA kinase: MRKIGLTGGIGAGKSAVSKLLVSYGAVLVDSDLISREVVAPGTPGLAAVVAEFGAGVLAADGSLDRPALGAVVFADPERLKALNAIVHPLVRQRSAELEAAAAPDAVVVHDVPLLAENGLAPLYDRVVVVDADEEVRLDRLVRLRGMAESEARSRMAAQASREQRLAVADLVVANNGTLEELEQRVRAVWEQLTGAR; the protein is encoded by the coding sequence ATGCGGAAGATCGGACTCACGGGCGGCATCGGGGCGGGCAAGAGCGCCGTCTCCAAGCTGCTGGTCTCCTACGGCGCGGTGCTGGTGGACTCCGACCTGATCTCGCGCGAGGTGGTGGCCCCCGGCACGCCCGGGCTGGCCGCCGTGGTCGCCGAGTTCGGCGCGGGGGTGCTGGCCGCCGACGGGTCGCTGGACCGGCCCGCGCTCGGTGCCGTGGTCTTCGCCGACCCCGAGCGGCTGAAGGCGCTGAACGCGATCGTCCACCCGCTGGTCCGGCAGCGCTCCGCCGAGTTGGAGGCCGCCGCCGCGCCGGACGCCGTGGTGGTGCACGACGTGCCGCTGCTCGCCGAGAACGGGCTGGCCCCGCTCTACGACCGGGTCGTGGTGGTGGACGCGGACGAGGAGGTGCGGCTGGACCGGCTGGTCCGGCTGCGCGGCATGGCCGAGTCCGAGGCCCGCTCGCGGATGGCCGCCCAGGCCTCCCGGGAACAGCGGCTGGCGGTGGCCGATCTGGTGGTGGCGAACAACGGCACGCTGGAGGAGCTGGAGCAGCGGGTCAGGGCGGTCTGGGAGCAGCTCACCGGGGCGCGTTGA
- a CDS encoding maltokinase N-terminal cap-like domain-containing protein, which translates to MAVVHHTTVSPSKVELLTEWLPAQSWYRGTGAAPRLAKAGGFRLDDPAGEVGIEFLVVTDTADAEPVSYLVPMAYRGEPLPDAPTEALVGTAEHGVLGTRWFYDGGYDPVVLAQLAALLRGETTAQHQDESDTPEPTVTVTPDPRATAATVRLTRVLTPATTGPLTAGWTGPDGAPTRSAFAATAGS; encoded by the coding sequence ATGGCCGTCGTCCACCACACCACCGTCAGCCCGAGCAAGGTGGAGCTGCTCACCGAATGGCTGCCCGCGCAGAGCTGGTACCGGGGCACCGGCGCGGCCCCGCGGCTCGCCAAGGCCGGCGGCTTCCGCCTGGACGACCCGGCGGGCGAGGTCGGCATCGAGTTCCTGGTCGTCACCGACACCGCCGACGCCGAGCCGGTCAGCTACCTGGTCCCGATGGCCTACCGCGGCGAGCCGCTCCCCGACGCCCCGACCGAGGCCCTGGTCGGCACCGCCGAGCACGGCGTGCTCGGCACCCGCTGGTTCTACGACGGCGGGTACGACCCGGTGGTGCTGGCCCAACTCGCCGCCCTGCTGCGCGGCGAGACCACCGCCCAGCACCAGGACGAGAGCGACACCCCCGAGCCCACGGTCACCGTCACGCCCGACCCGCGGGCCACCGCGGCCACCGTCCGGCTCACCCGCGTGCTGACCCCGGCCACCACCGGCCCGCTCACCGCCGGCTGGACCGGGCCCGACGGCGCCCCGACCCGCTCCGCCTTCGCGGCCACCGCCGGGTCCTGA
- a CDS encoding transglycosylase domain-containing protein, translating into MKSKNSTRVRGPIALTALSIRFLLVSGTAGVLLAGMALPFVGGVGLGAKAAADGFESLPDDFKAPPLSQASSIYDASGNLIAMAYDRDRTVVPADQISPLVRKALVDIEDNRFYQHGAIDPKGIARALSNNAGGGGTQGASTLTQQYVKNVFVDEAGDDPAKVAEAQRQTVGRKLQEMRYAIGVEKTLTKDQILTNYLNITFFGEQAYGVEAASERYFSVHASQLSLPQAALLAGIEQSPTNYDPILHKDAAKERRDTVLKKMAQYGSISQADADAAIKTDIQLTVSRPQQGCITAKNGEGFFCDYVKKLVLSQPAFGATAADRQALWSRGGLQIHTTLDPKSQDALNKSLSTQTKTTDTPVAVMTMVQPGTGKILAMGQSRPYGLDPNTQTTLNLNVDKSMGGGEGFPTGSTFKAIVAAAAMEGGLGADTNYNVPYSMTWPNMTDCQGKREISKDQVHNDSTSEAGDIGMPQALAMSINTYFAQLEANAGLCNVIQMANRMGIVKQSGGEPLQEVQSMVLGVNALTPLGMASAYAAFAAHGTYCAPTAVTSVTGPDGKNIAVPPSNCGSVMSPNTADSITQMLKGVVADGGTAAGLGLSDRDSAGKTGTTNEGKQLWFVGYTPDMVGATVVSDMGAQKALQGQRLGGQSIDQAFGGQVAGPIWKVAMSGALSGVPATSFNPVSLPSPPAQNPNPGGGDPNNPGGGNGGGNGGGNGGGNGNGNGGGNGN; encoded by the coding sequence GTGAAGTCAAAGAATTCAACCCGTGTCCGCGGCCCGATCGCGCTCACCGCACTGAGCATCCGCTTCCTGCTGGTGAGCGGAACCGCCGGTGTGCTGCTGGCCGGCATGGCGTTGCCGTTCGTCGGGGGAGTCGGGCTCGGGGCCAAGGCGGCCGCCGACGGCTTCGAGAGCCTGCCCGACGACTTCAAGGCCCCGCCGCTGTCCCAGGCCTCGTCGATCTACGACGCCTCCGGCAACCTGATAGCCATGGCCTACGACCGCGACCGCACCGTGGTTCCGGCCGACCAGATCTCGCCGCTGGTCCGCAAGGCGCTGGTGGACATCGAGGACAACCGGTTCTACCAGCACGGCGCGATCGACCCCAAGGGCATCGCGCGTGCGCTGAGCAACAACGCCGGCGGCGGTGGCACCCAGGGCGCCTCGACGCTGACCCAGCAGTACGTGAAGAACGTCTTCGTGGACGAGGCCGGCGACGACCCGGCCAAGGTCGCCGAGGCGCAGCGGCAGACCGTCGGCCGCAAGCTCCAGGAGATGCGCTACGCCATCGGCGTGGAGAAGACCCTGACCAAGGACCAGATCCTCACCAACTACCTGAACATCACCTTCTTCGGTGAGCAGGCGTACGGCGTCGAGGCGGCCTCCGAGCGGTACTTCAGCGTGCACGCCAGCCAGCTGTCCCTGCCGCAGGCCGCGCTGCTGGCCGGCATCGAGCAGTCGCCGACCAACTACGACCCGATCCTGCACAAGGACGCGGCCAAGGAGCGGCGCGACACCGTCCTGAAGAAGATGGCCCAGTACGGCAGCATCTCGCAGGCCGACGCGGACGCGGCGATCAAGACCGACATCCAGCTCACCGTCAGCCGGCCGCAGCAGGGCTGCATCACCGCCAAGAACGGCGAGGGTTTCTTCTGCGACTACGTGAAGAAGCTGGTGCTCAGCCAGCCGGCCTTCGGCGCCACGGCGGCGGACCGGCAGGCGCTGTGGAGCCGCGGCGGCCTGCAGATCCACACCACCCTGGACCCCAAGTCGCAGGACGCGCTGAACAAGTCGCTCTCCACCCAGACCAAGACGACGGACACGCCGGTCGCGGTGATGACCATGGTGCAGCCCGGCACCGGCAAGATCCTGGCGATGGGTCAGAGCCGTCCCTACGGTCTGGACCCCAACACCCAGACCACGCTCAACCTGAACGTCGACAAGTCGATGGGCGGCGGTGAGGGCTTCCCGACCGGCTCGACCTTCAAGGCGATCGTGGCCGCGGCCGCGATGGAGGGCGGTCTCGGCGCGGACACCAACTACAACGTGCCGTACAGCATGACGTGGCCCAACATGACGGACTGCCAGGGCAAGCGGGAGATCTCCAAGGACCAGGTGCACAACGACTCGACGAGCGAGGCCGGCGACATCGGGATGCCCCAGGCGCTGGCGATGTCGATCAACACCTACTTCGCCCAGCTGGAGGCCAACGCCGGCCTCTGCAACGTGATCCAGATGGCCAACCGGATGGGCATCGTCAAGCAGTCCGGCGGAGAGCCGCTGCAGGAGGTCCAGTCGATGGTGCTCGGCGTCAACGCGCTGACCCCGCTGGGCATGGCGTCCGCCTACGCCGCCTTCGCCGCGCACGGCACCTACTGCGCGCCGACCGCGGTCACCTCGGTGACCGGTCCGGACGGCAAGAACATCGCGGTGCCGCCGAGCAACTGCGGCTCGGTGATGTCGCCGAACACCGCGGACAGCATCACCCAGATGCTCAAGGGCGTGGTCGCCGACGGCGGTACCGCGGCCGGCCTCGGCCTCAGCGACCGCGACAGCGCCGGCAAGACCGGTACCACCAACGAGGGCAAGCAGCTCTGGTTCGTCGGCTACACCCCCGACATGGTGGGGGCCACCGTGGTGAGCGACATGGGCGCGCAGAAGGCGCTGCAGGGCCAGCGGCTCGGCGGCCAGAGCATCGACCAGGCGTTCGGTGGCCAGGTGGCCGGCCCGATCTGGAAGGTGGCGATGAGCGGTGCGCTGTCCGGCGTCCCCGCGACGTCGTTCAACCCGGTCAGCCTGCCCTCCCCGCCGGCGCAGAACCCGAACCCCGGTGGCGGTGACCCGAACAACCCGGGCGGCGGCAACGGCGGCGGGAACGGTGGCGGCAACGGCGGTGGCAACGGGAACGGCAACGGTGGCGGCAACGGCAACTAG
- the soxR gene encoding redox-sensitive transcriptional activator SoxR, which produces MTTPLRDRLSIGELAARSGIAHSALRYYEELGLIRAERTAGGRRTYARQTLRRLAFIKAAQTVGLSLEEAREAMADLPAERSPSMDEWRPVATAWQERIDEQIADLQRLRDHLTGCVGCGCLSLGRCALYNPQDIQGAQGPGARRLLPKRER; this is translated from the coding sequence ATGACCACCCCCCTGCGCGACCGCCTGAGCATCGGCGAACTCGCCGCCCGCAGCGGCATCGCCCACTCGGCGCTGCGCTACTACGAGGAGCTCGGCCTGATCCGGGCCGAGCGGACAGCCGGCGGGCGCCGGACCTACGCGCGCCAGACCCTGCGCCGGCTCGCCTTCATCAAGGCGGCGCAGACGGTCGGCCTCTCGCTGGAGGAGGCCCGGGAGGCGATGGCGGACCTGCCGGCCGAACGCTCCCCCAGCATGGACGAGTGGCGCCCGGTCGCCACCGCCTGGCAGGAGCGGATCGACGAGCAGATCGCCGACCTCCAACGGCTGCGCGACCACCTCACCGGCTGCGTCGGGTGCGGCTGCCTCTCGCTCGGCCGCTGCGCGCTCTACAACCCGCAGGACATCCAGGGCGCGCAGGGCCCGGGCGCGCGCAGGCTGCTCCCGAAGCGCGAACGCTGA